The sequence TTGTTAGATAGATATATTCAAAAATACTATATTTATATGCAGGCAAATAAACAGGTGTTATGCTAAACTGTAACGTATTATTGGTTTGTTGGTTATACTATTGCAATTAATGGTTGTCATTTGGTTGACGTTCATTTGTGACAATTCGAACTTTTACTGGTCATCAGTAAAATTTCAGACGTTTTTGATGTCATACAAGTTACAAACAAATCACAAGGTAGCCACTAAAAATAAAGGTCTGTGGTAATAAAAATTCATAATCGTGCACAGTTGACGACTGGAACTGAAAAACACCTTGGTATAACAAAAGTAGATGAAAGTATTGTGAAAGAATCGTAGAGGGGAATTCATAaactaataacaaaaatgaaaaaacCGTTGGCGGTCATAGTTCACGtaagaagtacataaaccttgcgaaggctctttactcgaacactaccagttgAGTCAGAGcctatggcgaactgtcatctgctttcgcaacctcaaatggtgtccatcaaggctgtccactacctctgttttttgtttaacttcatcatagaccgaatgatggaaataacgttcaCGTCGACTGAATGATCGGGCATTGAACTTGATATGATACAAAGAAGAGTCAATTTTCGACTGATTTACTcgttatgagttttgttcagcATTACTTTCCTTCtcattcaatgtgatgatcattcagtgtagtatttgatttgttttcccagtatgatattttcttctgcataatatacgatattcttgtattcaccTGACATGAAGtatgctcagtaagtgatttgttataactgagtatgtgatttgATCCTaactattaatcaaaatgggtgtacaatcaatgtataaaccagtgtattttagactatatTGATTCGTCGTCGTCATAATGTTTTTGAGCTAATAAAttttcacttataccagtcttgtcTTCTTACcttcgcatcgtgggaattgccgaggtccctcattccgagtataagtgatcagcgttttTCCGGCAcagcaatcagcgacgaccgAATATAACAGATCTCCTCCCGTGAGGTTcgcttatcgacttagaatacgcagatgacatagtccggtttggtgaagacgctgataaaatgcaatcTTTTGGTatcactaagcaacaatgccagaatattTAGAacgcgcttctctccctctaaatgcaagttgttgcttcaggactggtctgcgtcaacatctgaactaaggatagggattgaagtagtcgaacgcgtcgacaacttcaatTATCTTGAAGGTCTGTTCAACACTAATGGgtcggtgtctgacgaaatctcagcacggattcataAATCTCTTTTAGCTCTTTCCAACTTACATCACCTATGGCTAAGGAGAGATACCCgtttatcaattaagggacgagtatactgtgagACAGTTCGtcctgttctactttacggctgcgaaacgtgggcATTAAGGGTAGAGAATACTCGTaaactactagtatttgattacagatgtcgtagaaatattgctcgcgcCTTCTATGATCAGTGGGTAAGTAATGGTGAGGTTATActcagagtattagggaatgatggtaagtcagttgatgaggttatgaatcttcactGATTGAGATGGTTAGGCTACGTGTTGCTTATGcctaaacaccgattaccacgacgtgcaatgctaaccggtgttgcggatggttggaagaaggttaggCGCGAACAAACAAAAACGTGGAATCAGTTCATAAAGTCATTAACTTCGAATCCgagccatgtcggtagatgcagactacttgcttggggtccgcgtgactctcgtaaccaatggttggagactcttggtgacatggctcagaatcgatcacaatggcgtaggtgtatacactccctttcttcccttaaactatgagattaaatcgcttcatatctttctttctatgtaCTAGacctttcttcctgtactatattctaatatgaaatctttcttttatatatcaccaACATTGAcctaactacttctatgaatctggtgttcatcttgatgtgctaatgcggtatggcaacttggaccgatgcacatatgtgcctggtcctacgttgtagctgactgactgatagttCACGTAAGAACACTGTGTAgaaattttttattcaaatatgaGTATTTCTTGttaaaacacaaaataaatacacAGCAAGATACTGGATTCTTTTCATTTCGATATTTAGCAATATTTCAATCCACTATCTAGAAATTATCGATTTTCCAACAAATGTCAACCTTACCATTATATCCTCTATATTTACCATAGGTTGAAAGTACTTCTAAAGAAATACGAACTCAAAgacattttatgaatatagGTAAATTGATTAGACAAAGGTCGTATTTGCTAATTGGTCTCGATTACTGATAGTTCCAGTCTTACACAAAAGACAAAAATCCTCTTATGGCAGCCACCAAGAAATCAGGTTGACTAATATAATGTCTAAAACACCAACGCTTAACTAGGCTCGTGAAGAGCGAACTTGATGAAATCATGTTGGTTTTGATACTGGACATGGATGTGTAGACTAAACATTCACTCTTTGCAAGATTGTGGAACACAGACATACCTAACAACTTCCATCCCTAGTTGTGTTTCTCGGCCTTAAGGCAGTGTTCTCCTCTTTAAATCGACAAGTTATATTAGCATTTACTATCATTTAAAGAAAAACGTCAACATTATCTGGAATTCATATGGTGGAttacagtgcaaagtggtgcatggaagacagctgaCGGATGCTTCCCAAGTAAGGGCCGGAGCCAAAAAAGACTGTCTACTatccccttcctctttcttctggtggtcgattggattatgaagacttcgaCGTCTGAGAGGAAGCACGGAATATAATAGACAGCTCCGAATCAATCAGGAGATTTAAATTTTGcggatgacctggcccttctatcccatacacatcaacaaatgcagatgaaaacaACTAATATCGCAGCagcctctgtatcagtaggcctcaacatacacaagggaaagagcaagatcctcaaatacaatacagagaacaccaacccaatcgcacttgatggagaaactcaggaagaggtggaaactttcacgtgcCTGGGTagtatcatcaatgaacaaggaaggatctgatgcagacgtagaggtgaggattggcaaagcaagaaccTCATTCAtatagttgaagaacatatggaacttaaaaacactgtcaatcaatatcaaagtcagaatcttcaatgcgaacgtcaagatagatctactgtacggagctgaaacttggagaattaccgcaactatcatcaaaaaggtacaagtatttataaacaactttCTACGTAAGATtctgaatgtccgttggccggataccatcagtaacagcctactatgggagagaacaaaccaacttcgaGCTGAGGAgcaaattagaaaaagacgttggaggtggataggacacacattgaggaaatcatcaaagtgcatcacgaagcaagcgctaacttggaatcctaatgggaaacgaaaaagaggaagtaCAAAAAGCACACTGCGTCAAGatttggaagcagatatgaaaaggatggagagcaactggaaagaaccgGAAAGGAATGCCCTGGACAGAGTTAGATGGAAAATGTTTGGGagtagcctatgctcctccatgagtgGTAAAATGCCTTAGTCAGTAGTTCAGTATCATTTAAAGATGTATCAAAGGAATATATTACTTCAGTCAAAGTTTTCTCGAATATTATAATATTGGATCAAAGCATGTAGGAAACTTCCATCGTAATTGATGATTCCAAGTGCCACAACGATGAACACATGTGCAAGGCTTTACAATAGGTTGGACTGACTTCGCAACATCGTTCATCAATAGAAATACTTAAATTTAGGTGACATATAGTGTCATCACGGTTTTCTTCTTCAGCAAGAAATGTAAGTACATTCTGGATATTCACAACATTCTCCaacattcattttataaaattcaCTAGCACATACTTCTATAATGAATCTGTATTCATTCCCTTACAAGATCAGTCGTCCAATTAAGTCCTTCTCATTGAGTAATTAATGGTTAGGAAAATACTAATGACTGATTCGATTTTGTAGCTGTCTTATATAAAACAGTTTAATAAGGTGGAATTTAACATGctttatttcaatcaatatgagaTAAGGAGTTGATGATCATCATTACGTAACTATAGTGGTACTTAAACAagagttaataaaataattttgtccTAATTGTTAGATGTAATTAATTTTCTCACTTCATCTTTCTTATGAAAATTAGATTTACAAAATCAAAGATTACATAAACTAAAAACTAATTATGAAAAGGAATCGCACTCTTTGGTAGAAGAATTCTTAAAAGGTagatcgtatatatatatattctgtattTAAAACTGTTCAAATAACATACTTTTCCGCAAATCAGAAGAAAACTTTACTAAGCAACAACACGATAAACAAGTCAATGACTtaaaagatatatttgttgCACTGGATTCTACATATACTGCCAAAGCACatgaagctgtaattgatcagaCTAGTTTGAAGGATGATCTGAAGAATAAAGTAAGTCAATTGATATTTCTATGAATTTTATTGACTTTGAATTTAGGACTTTAGATATCACTCATGTTACTAAGACATTAAAGTAAAAATACAATTTACTTGAGCTAGAATCCACAATTTTTCATCCCAGTACAGTTAAGTAATATGGTTATATCCGATTTAAACTGACATGAACTTTTAGGTAACGTATGTTTTGGTTAGTTTTAAAAATCCCCCTACTCTCACGCTTAAAATCAAACAACAGAAGGTTAGACGAGTGATAACATTTATCTTTACCACCCGGATTTCTGGTTGTATAAGTACAATACCAAGGTATAACATTCAGCTTTTAAAAATCTTTATTCATGCATAACTAGGACATTACTTTTACAAAGCTCTGTAACATTAATTATAATTAAGTGACTTTAGTTGATAAAGTATAGAGGATATTACAGCAATAACCAAGTTAAGCGTTTGTAGTGGAATCATCGAGTGAGTAGTGATAAAGTTGCCCAGAAAGATTCAGATAAAGGTGAATCGGCTGATAAAATCATATGCAACGGTGATCATCAAATTGATTGAGAGATGTGATACTGTGACGTGTGCTGCTTatatcgacagacataagtagtatgtaacattgTTTTGTCACCGTACTCCACTTTAAAATAATTAGCGTAGGCCGAAGAGATTTACATTAAGCTAAACAAGTGAAGATTAATTAATGCAAAATGGGAGGCCAGCAGGCCACTAACTGTTGATATGAGTTAAGCATGAAAGTGGAGGTTTACTTTCATCCTGACGTCAAAAATAAAGGTTGAAGACTGTTAGTTGTATTGTCGAAAATAGACTCCAGATCCTTATTTATTACGTTCTCCGCCtttaaattttagttttatGCACATATATAATGTCTACTCATATATTATTCATCGTTTGGTTTTTAATCCTAGAGTGttcattaattttttatttgagGATAATATTTATCATGAGCTGATATCAGTTATAGGGTTACTGAAGACTAGTGGGTAAATGAAGAGATATTTCGCGTTACTTAGAACTCTCGATCAATGTGAACCAAATGGTGCTACATGGAATCGATCCTAGGACCTTCCAGCTTCACAGAGAGAATTTTATTTATACACCTGAGTTAGAATTCATTGGTTTAGATATTCAACTTCTGTGAATTTTGACAGTGTTATGCCCAATTAATTTTGTTGTCAAGGTATCACTTCACTGCCGATACGGTTGACTTCAAACCCTATGATGCTAATTTGTGTGGATTTTATCTCTTTTCTAATTCACTGTCATCCACAAGCTTGATTAAACTTCTGCTACGTAAGTTATGTTACTTAAATTTGTTATATGTAGTAAACAATGATTCgcatatatttttcatatagAGTTTGGAGGAAAAACATACATTGAGAATAAATTTGGAGAATAAGGTCAATAGTTTGTGGTCTGAATTCAAACAGGCTTCCACTCAATACACAACAACTACCAATGAAAAAAAGACATCTTTCGAAAACTTAAAAGCAAAAGATGAACGTTCAGCTGCTGAAATTCAATTACACTTAAACAAAATCCAAAAAATCAATGATAATATATCGGCTACTAGACGTCGTATGTTAAAAACATCTAAggaatatgaagaaaaaaatcgCAACTTAAAAGAAGAACGTGATAAGTTAGTTGTTCGATTTCAAGTCTTGAAGacacaaatcaataaattacgTGATCTACAACATGAAAAACTGGTTAAAATGTCAGTTGAAAGTGGGGATGCTATAAAAAAGGTAACTGTGAAAAATACTAATTGTTAGTATTTCTTATGAAACTACGTAGTCATGAATagtagattttttaaaattctcaTTTATCAGTGCTAACTAAAATTCAAGACAGTTCAAAGTAAATGACTGCCTAGCTTATTCTAATAAGAGGATGGATTCAATCACAGTTAGCATCTCAAAGAGGGAATAAGCTACtatgaaatttaaaaatgaaagcTTAGTGAAGTCAATGTAGTTAcatattcagtttttatttgCTCTTAAACGTTTGTACtgtaaatgaattcatgtaatttctaaaaaaatttaaatacagGTTCAATGTTTATTGGAAAAAGCAGAGAAAATTATTAAGTTAGGTGAACAGTGCAGAAAGTATGAAACAGAAGAGGAAAAAGTTACACCATTCTATTCATCATCTTTATCAGCGGAAGAAGAAAGTGCTGTGCAAGAATCGTTCGAAAAAGAACAGAATGAAGAGATGATGAAGGTGATATGTTTTTAATATTTCCTTTGTTTTATCAATTTTCTTACTTTTcggtttgaatatatatatatatcagttagaGCAGTTTATTTTCTGAATGATATTCAGCTGGTCTTTTATCGTTTCATCTTTTGGGTTGCATAAAATTGGAGTGCTCCTACTGGCTTGTGACCAACGCCTGTTCCCAATGCAATTGTGACTTCCTTTATTTTCTGCATATGTGGCAGGATAATTCGTTTTTTAGTTTCAATATTCGATTTTGTAATTATTGATGGAGTTGATAAACATAGTGGCTGTCCTGTTGAAAAGATCGTTTTATTTTGTTCCTCATTTTTTGCGTGGTAGTTATACTGCTATGTCTTCGCTCTTCCGAATAGCAAGTTtgtatgcagttgtttttgATCAACTTAGAATTAGTGCAGCATAGGTTGGTTTATGATACACAAGAGTCTCTGGTTTCCTTGTATTGATTCTGGTGATCAACACATCTAAGAAGACTAGTCAGTTGTTTGCTTTCTTtttaaagatgaattttataTCATCAAGTATGTTATCGATCAAATTATAGGCGTTTTCGAGCTTAGCTATTAAACCAACCAGGTCGAGAAAACGTAGCTTCAACAAAAATCATCATCGTGAGTTAGAAAATCTTCACCTTCATCTCAcatgttttcttttcaaaaagCTCACATATGTCAACGGAGAACAACCAGTTTAGATGAGCAATTATTTCTGTGTGAaagtttttaattatttttagctaataaattaatttataataatattctgttttaatttttgAAAATTTCAGATATTAAAACGATGCCTTCCACTTGAAATGTTTTGGAAAAGATTTAATAAAGTTCAATTAGATCGTTTAGCAATAATTAAAGAATACAATATGTTAGAGCAAGAAAACAttcaattaaaattattattgaaacaatATTTAGACGGTATATCAGTTAATAGTGAAGTTATATCTGGTGATAATTCATTAATTGTTATAAATGGACGATCAAATTTAAAGTGAGTTTTATAAATCTGATAATATTAACCCTTAATGGATATTTGTTTTCTGCTTAAGtgattattgattataatgTTCTACATTTAAGTGTTATAGCAACTTAATTAGTAATTGAATCTTGTTACCAAAGTTTTAACGCACGGAATAGTTTATTACTCTTACTATAAAGCCCAAGCCTGTTGTAAAATATTTGATAGTAGCGTCTTTATTGTCCCTTACCATCACAGTAAATCTGGTACTCGAAGTATACGCACCATTAATTACAGAAAATTTTCACTTTTATAGGATGTCTGAGACTGTACCAAAAAAATCAACTGATATTTACTCGTAAATACTCGAAATAGATTTCCGATAGATCACGAATATGTTCGCCGTCTCATACAGATAGTAGTGAAAGCCAACATCACCAATGGAACTGGAATTTTCTATCGATGACATTTTGACACATGAAATTGATATGGGATGCAAAAGTGTTACCTCACTTCATTTCCTTCAGTATTCCATAATGTAACATAAGATGCAGTGTAACGCAGTAACTATAAACCATATTCTGTTTCTACATAAAAATCCAACCAATACAATCCTATGTTACAATCGATGAATTTCTAACGATTATGGTTATCCCTAATTAATTTAGTATACCTGCAAAAAATAACATATTTTctcattaatatttttttcgtgtttctttattttcttttaaagacACATGAGCATAATAGATGATCCACGAATTCTATTGATATCTACTGATGATGATAGTGTACAGCCGAAAGAAATGATAAACTATGCTACTACTCCCGCCGCAGTTGACTATCGAATAAGACAGACAACTTAGACAAAAGGATTCTACAACAAGAATAATATAAAATCCAAGGCAAGACATAACAATGATGAGGATTTTATGTGATTTACTATATGCCTACAAAGTAATTCAATGCTGAATCAAATTAAAGAGGTGGCTGATATATAAATACATTCTTCATAATAAACGTTTTGTTTCTCGTTGAAAAATTTATTCACTTAACTGATTGCCAAACAGATAAGCTTTAAGGGAAACCAGTGCTATAAATATTATAATACTTTTATGGCATTTTAATTGACTGAAGCAGTTAGGGCATATTTCAGGCATGGATAACCACCGCTTTCGTCGATGCGATTTTAGATAGCATAGTAGTTGGTTGTGAAACGTTTAGGGACAACTGTATCATGAAATTATATGGATTCACACAGTCTGTTGTAATATGTTGAAGTCATCTTTATTAAAGATTTTTTGGTGTTAATTTGAAATGCGACAAATATTCAAAGTTAAAAATCTTTGAGTCATACATTTGTCTGTTCGACAATACAGTTTATGATGTTCACAGATCTTCAAACTGCTTGAAAGAGAAAACAACTCGAGGTGCATAATTACTAGCTGTTTCTTGGTTTGTATGTAACAATTGGAATTGACCGTTGTCTTAATCGACATTGAAACATGAGATCTTTCTGTCAGTACGTCTAAGTATCACTACGTTACAACAGGCATATCAAGCTGAGTGTAATACGGTTAACTGGGTCCTTTCATACGAACCTAAGAATTGTCTGAagtcaatgaataaaatttgaaagaaactaCATTCAGCCTTCTTAGATCAGTCTTATGATTTATTTAGATAAGAAAGAAATTGAATGCTCTTATGATAACTGAACAGACAGAGACTGACTAAACACTTCGATCTACAGAGAACTATTTAAATTAGTCGTCTTACTTGAGAAAATCTAAAATAATTGGTGACTTCTCAGTTCTCAATGAACGTAAAGCGATCAGAATATCATCAGTTTTAAGCATAGAATCACACATTCCAAGAATACACAATGTTTGGTGATAATAGTTTGATTATGTAATACAGTATGTGGTTTCAGGAAACTACGGATACTACTATGTAGGATCTATCCACTGAATAAGACAGTATTTTTATGGGTTGGAAATGAAGATGAGTCAAAAATGCACCTCAAAAACAACTCATACAACCTAATTAGaagtataaaaatataaaaacatagGTCTTCAATATTTTCATCATCAGCCTCAACAGTTCATAAATTCATAATTTTGCGATAGTGGTCGAAGTaaaacacacaaaaataagttgtaAGTGAATTACACAATTTTACATATTAAAATAGTAAACCTTTACATTGACCACTTCTCAAATACGTCCGAAATTTCccaataattaaaaaaagaaacacttTTACTGGTCAGAAATTTTATAAAAACTAATCACTTCATAAAATGCATAAATATGCAAAGAATATACATGAGATCATCACATAAAAAGTACACATTCACAAATGTTAACGTAATCATTCTTACTATATCAGATAAAATGAAGAGAATAAAGACATACATATATCACAGTATAGATACTTTGAAAACATTTCTGCAATTATTGAATACTACATTTTACTCATAATAATTAGTATTAATCGAGTAGCATAGAAACTAATAACGAACAAAATGCTAATAGTTAAGTGGTATATAACAGTTCCTCACTATTTACacatgttatatatatacatatttttttttattaaatcacaataataacaagaaaaataagtgaaaaagaGAGGATAGagataatgaaaatgatatcggaaaaataaattatttttacaatttcttatttgtttgaaatgaataaagGAAACAGATGTTCTAAATTAATCCACACCTCTAAACGTGCTGGACAATGTGTAACATCTGGTCGACGATATGATGGTCCCCAACCTTTACCTAAACTTATATGTATAATGGGATTTTTGCatagattgtttttttttgccCACAAATGAGTTTTGTGCAACTCGTTAAAATctacattattactattattgttattaccacTTAAATTACTGCTGTCGCCATTATGGTTGTTACCGGAATACTGACGACAAGATGATGATGACGCtgaagatgatgaagaagaCTGTTGTTGCAACCAGTTTTCATAACATGAAAGGTCGAAAACTAATAGAGAATAACCGGCTGGTACACGATATACAGGTCTATCGACAAGAAAGTCTTCAGTACTACTATTAAGCgatgaagaagaagaggaagaagaattaGCATTATGAAACTGCAAACAAGGTGATGATACAAATATAGGTAAGTTTGTAGCCATCGCTTGATTACTTAACCATACACAACCATAAGTGGTAAGTGTAAGCGAAATTCCCTGGCTGCCTAGACGACAACATTGTCTCCAACCAGATGATTTATACATTGATGAATGAACAATTAAATTTGGTATTAGAGATGCATTGTTGAATGAATCCACATAATTATAACACTTTTTGCATTGTTTTGAAGATGATCTGATGATACTACTGTTATTACCAATAATCCTATTCGTATGACAAGCGATAGAGGGAGTGGTCGAATAATTCTCGAGTTCATTAAAACTTCTATTACAATCTGATTTACAATTATATTTTACATGATTTGATCGATATAAAGTTAGtaaagataaatatatatagtcACTTTGAGATTTACTTCTATAATTTGAATGATTTTCCTTATTTATATATGCTTGTTTCGGAGATGAATACAGCTTGTCCTTTACATCACTATTATTATGgtcattatcattaatattaacaTCATTGTAGACAATATTTAATTTACGATTTGTAATTTGATACCATCTACGTCCAACATGATGATGTGATTCCCAATAGGAAATATTTGCCCATGGTTTAAGATGGTGTAGAGGAGAGGGAGAAGAAAGACGACTATGTAGGTAAGATTTCTCATTATTTATTGTAACAGAATGATCGCTGATAGAAATAAATCGGTTAAAATGCAGATTAGAATTTTGTAAAGGGTTATCATTTTTAGGGTTGTTAGAAGATAAGATGAAACTACAACTATGCATTTCATCATCAGAACTACTTACAGATGTGGAAGcagttgttgttggtggtggtgaaAGTAGTGTTGTATGATTGAAATCTGTGGATGGAACCAAGTAAGTAGATAATTTAAAATTTCTATTGTTTCTCAATTTCTTCCATTTGGTTAAAGATGAAACAGGACTTACTAAATTCATGTGCAATTTTTGTTGTATTTTATGAAGAAACTGAGGTGAACAGTAAGTCAGTTTTGTTTTTGCATAGGTATCATGATTGGCAAGCAACGGAGCTGaagaattatttataattgGATCATATGATATAACTAAAGAATTAAAATCGAAAATACAAATATTCATGAATGATGCGCCAAACAGAATAGGATTACTTGTAAAATTGCCAAAATTAAATAGTTACAGGCGTAAAGACTTCTTAATGAAACTTTCAAAAGCGAACGGATAAAATTTTGGTTATACTAAGGTCAGGAGTGAGAAATTAAGTCAAAGCTGAAAACATATATATCATACACCTTTAGCTATCGCCTACTCGAATGAGCTGTTTAATATGATGGAGtggtggtttagtggttaagacGTTCGACTTTCAGTTGTTAAGCTCAAGGTCCGAAACCCCTTCATCTAATCCAGTTTCAGTACCCACGTGGCATTATTAACCTTCACACTTACAGAGTGGCTCGTACCCAAGTGCCTAGCGAATGCAAGTCAATTAAATCGAACAAAACCAGAAAACCTATCTGGAGCATAAGATGATAACAACCAACCCTTTAGAGAAAACCAGGATATCTTGAAACTGTGGTTTGATTATTAATTGGATTAAACACTTAGTAGTTTCACCATTTTGCCTCCAATCATTGGGCTGTaagtttaaattacattaaAGCTCTGCTTATGGTAGCTGGTTAATATTATTAACCTTATTAGACAAAAAACATGGCTTAAAGTCAATTACATAAAAATGTAATTTGGTACCTATTTGCGCAAATTAATGATGGATTGCTCTTCAAACAACTGGAAGGATCATATTTAAAAGGGAAGCTATATGTACAAGAATTATCCTTCCACCTGGACAAAAACTGTTACCACCAAATTGTAATACAAGCCTGAACTGAGAAGGCATTTTTAACCAGTGATTGTTTACCACAAAAGATACCATATTAACGCTATTCCgtatttatttaaaccattGACATATCTATATATTCGGCTTTATAAACGT comes from Schistosoma haematobium chromosome 3, whole genome shotgun sequence and encodes:
- the CCDC65_1 gene encoding Dynein regulatory complex subunit 2 (EggNog:ENOG410V9BA~COG:S), yielding MAPKRKKKTGKLTKMTDEERAIFLEQQRVAEEELKTKKMALLTQYLQDKLNHEEKFTKLNKAKLTHYWRTIMRETKSKELKRTIEILSQTFERIMDRKESIIKTLVADLSEADEQHLMALRSHLQNVDILIDLQNQRLHKLKTNYEKESHSLVEEFLKEENFTKQQHDKQVNDLKDIFVALDSTYTAKAHEAVIDQTSLKDDLKNKSLEEKHTLRINLENKVNSLWSEFKQASTQYTTTTNEKKTSFENLKAKDERSAAEIQLHLNKIQKINDNISATRRRMLKTSKEYEEKNRNLKEERDKLVVRFQVLKTQINKLRDLQHEKLVKMSVESGDAIKKVQCLLEKAEKIIKLGEQCRKYETEEEKVTPFYSSSLSAEEESAVQESFEKEQNEEMMKILKRCLPLEMFWKRFNKVQLDRLAIIKEYNMLEQENIQLKLLLKQYLDGISVNSEVISGDNSLIVINGRSNLKHMSIIDDPRILLISTDDDSVQPKEMINYATTPAAVDYRIRQTT
- the CCDC65_1 gene encoding Dynein regulatory complex subunit 2, variant 2 (EggNog:ENOG410V9BA~COG:S) codes for the protein MFWKRFNKVQLDRLAIIKEYNMLEQENIQLKLLLKQYLDGISVNSEVISGDNSLIVINGRSNLKHMSIIDDPRILLISTDDDSVQPKEMINYATTPAAVDYRIRQTT